A window from Vibrio cortegadensis encodes these proteins:
- a CDS encoding GPW/gp25 family protein produces MIVAVDQETGRTVYGLDALACRFKRVLTTQMNERVKRRQFGNRALNRLGKNQTPHEAMIVQNLSIEALMNPHCGLPGVVIERCKATATNQGFQVKVWGSWQGQDIELSTNL; encoded by the coding sequence ATGATAGTTGCTGTTGATCAAGAGACAGGGCGAACGGTCTATGGTTTGGATGCGTTGGCTTGCCGTTTTAAGCGTGTGCTGACGACACAAATGAATGAAAGGGTTAAGCGTCGGCAGTTTGGTAATCGAGCGCTTAACCGATTAGGAAAAAATCAAACGCCACACGAAGCGATGATAGTTCAAAACTTATCGATTGAAGCGTTGATGAATCCACATTGCGGTTTGCCTGGTGTTGTCATTGAACGATGCAAAGCAACGGCGACAAACCAAGGGTTTCAAGTGAAAGTGTGGGGGAGTTGGCAAGGGCAAGACATTGAGTTGAGTACAAACCTATGA
- a CDS encoding baseplate J/gp47 family protein, with the protein MSVFTPKAYQEPDYEVLLAEYIDHAVVHCAKKDEEKAKLLRESLENDAELLAQVMQANVLKRMAEIREQNYWALQMFRKYVTETDLVDLMALQYNLKRQILEPEDTSVHPPKPAVLESNDDLLKRFDMAPYQFHTTGTRMGYRFHALTLDERPMITIDSQENVVTVRYEFPTERLSNPVKDAQPRMVEPNSGRVCNAILSRETPTGEPSETLLARVLAYLKRDDIAQESDDVTVKSPQFKDYKIHVIARTGADPNNDFTEEQGMAVAQAFADSKFNLKTDVETDELAHVFYKNGVRPIVLEPQQNIHCDWDEVPRCTEVVIDVRAE; encoded by the coding sequence ATGAGTGTCTTTACACCGAAAGCTTACCAAGAACCAGATTATGAAGTGCTACTGGCTGAATACATTGATCATGCTGTTGTCCACTGTGCAAAGAAAGATGAAGAAAAGGCCAAGTTGCTGAGAGAGAGTTTAGAGAATGATGCCGAGCTGCTTGCACAAGTCATGCAAGCTAACGTTCTTAAGCGTATGGCGGAGATTCGGGAGCAAAATTACTGGGCGCTTCAAATGTTCCGTAAGTATGTGACTGAAACGGACTTAGTTGATCTCATGGCGCTGCAGTATAACTTGAAGCGTCAGATACTTGAGCCAGAAGATACCAGTGTACATCCACCCAAACCTGCTGTTCTTGAATCGAATGACGATCTTCTGAAGCGTTTTGATATGGCGCCGTATCAGTTCCATACCACCGGCACACGTATGGGTTATCGTTTTCATGCGTTAACGCTAGACGAGCGCCCGATGATCACCATTGATTCTCAAGAGAATGTCGTAACGGTTCGTTATGAGTTTCCTACTGAGCGTTTGAGTAATCCGGTGAAAGATGCACAGCCGCGCATGGTTGAACCTAATTCTGGAAGAGTGTGTAACGCTATTTTGAGCCGTGAAACACCAACGGGTGAGCCGTCAGAAACTCTCCTTGCAAGGGTTCTTGCGTACCTTAAACGTGATGATATTGCCCAAGAGTCAGATGATGTCACGGTCAAATCTCCTCAATTCAAAGATTACAAAATACATGTGATCGCAAGAACTGGTGCCGATCCCAATAATGACTTCACTGAAGAGCAGGGTATGGCCGTTGCTCAAGCGTTTGCTGATAGTAAGTTCAACCTGAAAACGGATGTTGAAACAGACGAACTGGCCCATGTTTTCTATAAGAACGGTGTAAGGCCGATAGTGCTTGAGCCGCAGCAAAACATTCATTGTGATTGGGATGAAGTGCCTCGCTGCACTGAGGTGGTGATTGATGTCAGAGCAGAGTGA
- a CDS encoding phage tail protein, with protein MSEQSEPYNSVQPNNRTIIEESLEFAWDNVLSQTQCPFPSLKNPMLCPDDFVSLLAAERGVLDWQPGDTLDQQRETTDKGFEIHSKAGTRDGIKNSLDVLNFNSVVTRGSLPYSIHIDARLLEQPLSELILDRMRNRITTYKSLRDTYSLDIGRIVQGSVSKSVQISIGKRIKIEAA; from the coding sequence ATGTCAGAGCAGAGTGAACCATACAACAGCGTTCAACCTAACAATCGCACCATTATTGAAGAGTCATTAGAGTTTGCATGGGACAATGTTTTAAGCCAAACGCAATGTCCATTCCCAAGCTTAAAAAATCCTATGCTGTGTCCTGATGATTTTGTGTCATTACTTGCGGCAGAAAGAGGAGTGCTAGATTGGCAACCTGGTGACACGCTAGATCAGCAACGGGAAACAACGGATAAGGGTTTTGAAATCCACAGTAAAGCGGGAACGAGAGATGGAATAAAGAACTCACTCGATGTTTTGAATTTTAATTCGGTTGTTACGCGAGGAAGTTTGCCTTATTCCATTCACATTGATGCTCGGTTATTAGAACAACCCCTTTCAGAGCTGATTTTAGATCGTATGCGCAATCGAATTACCACTTATAAATCTTTACGAGACACCTATTCATTAGATATTGGCCGAATTGTACAAGGGTCTGTGAGTAAATCCGTTCAAATCTCAATTGGAAAAAGAATTAAAATAGAGGCGGCATAA